A genomic window from Vigna radiata var. radiata cultivar VC1973A chromosome 2, Vradiata_ver6, whole genome shotgun sequence includes:
- the LOC106756447 gene encoding B-box zinc finger protein 24 — MKIQCDVCEKAPATVICCADEAVLCAKCDVEVHAANKLASKHQRLLLQCLSNKLPRCDICQDKAAFIFCVEDRALLCKDCDEPIHVAGSLSANHQRFLATGIRVALGSNCTKGNEKGHMEPSNPNAQEVPVKVPSQQVPSFTSSWAVDDLLELTDFESADKAQKQSLEFGELEWLADAGLFGEQFPEEPLAAAEVPQLPVTHTSNAVSQKASKSFMSYKKPRIEVLDEDDEEHFTVPDLG; from the exons ATGAAAATTCAGTGTGATGTGTGTGAGAAAGCCCCGGCAACGGTGATCTGTTGCGCAGATGAAGCGGTTTTGTGTGCCAAATGTGACGTTGAAGTTCATGCTGCAAACAAGCTTGCAAGCAAGCATCAGAGGCTTCTTCTTCAATGTTTATCAAACAAGCTTCCCAGATGCGACATATGTCAG GATAAGGCAGCTTTCATATTCTGTGTTGAGGACAGAGCACTCTTGTGTAAAGACTGTGATGAGCCAATTCATGTAGCTGGTAGCCTTTCTGCGAACCACCAGCGGTTTCTTGCTACTGGTATTCGGGTGGCTTTGGGTTCTAATTGCACCAAAGGCAATGAAAAGGGTCACATGGAACCATCTAATCCAAATGCACAAGAAGTTCCTGTGAAAGTTCCTTCTCAGCAAGTGCCTAGCTTCACGTCCTCTTGGGCAGTTGATGACTTGTTAGAATTAACAGACTTTGAGTCAGCAGACAAA GCTCAGAAGCAGTCTCTGGAGTTTGGAGAGCTTGAATGGCTAGCAGATGCAGGTCTTTTTGGTGAACAGTTCCCTGAGGAACCTTTAGCCGCTGCTGAAGTTCCCCAGCTTCCAGTGACTCATACCAGCAATGCTGTCTCACAGAAAGCTTCCAAGTCCTTCATGTCTTACAAAAAGCCTAGGATTGAAGTtctagatgaagatgatgaggaACACTTCACTGTTCCTGATTTAGGCTAG
- the LOC106778469 gene encoding protein ENHANCED DISEASE RESISTANCE 2-like: protein MAEPGDPKKSEWIDRIKSEGSIPLLDLNNCSNGWASPPGAAFKVRGPEYFKTKVKIPAGDYLLKPIGLDWIKSSVKMGDILKHSNSRVRKVIDNEFPAGDKPFVWAFNMQLPTKDNYSVVAYFTNIEPITGDSLIEKFLKGDDDFRNSRLKMIANIVNGPWIVKKAVGEQAICLIGRALSCKFCVAENYIEVDIDIGSSMVATAIVHLAFGYVTTLTIDLAFLIESQVESELPEKLLGAFRLSNLNPASARQVEPSSVSSTGSLQRSLSKRLWKSIGQILLPGSQENDSTSASQNTKTVDQKNI, encoded by the coding sequence ATGGCCGAGCCTGGTGATCCAAAGAAATCTGAATGGATAGATAGAATAAAATCTGAAGGATCCATTCCACTTCTTGATCTAAATAACTGTTCGAATGGTTGGGCTTCACCTCCTGGAGCTGCATTCAAGGTTAGAGGTCCTGAGTATTTTAAGACAAAGGTTAAGATTCCTGCCGGTGATTATCTGCTCAAGCCTATTGGACTTGATTGGATTAAAAGTTCGGTGAAAATGGGCGACATATTGAAGCATTCAAATAGTAGAGTTAGGAAGGTCATTGATAATGAGTTTCCAGCTGGTGATAAACCTTTTGTGTGGGCCTTCAATATGCAACTCCCAACCAAGGATAATTACAGTGTGGTGGCATATTTTACCAACATAGAGCCTATTACTGGGGACTCTTTGATCGAAAAGTTCTTGAAAGGAGATGATGATTTCAGAAACTCGAGGCTTAAGATGATTGCCAACATTGTCAATGGTCCTTGGATTGTGAAAAAAGCGGTTGGGGAGCAAGCAATATGCCTAATTGGTCGAGCCCTTTCCTGTAAATTTTGTGTGGCAGAGAATTACATAGAAGTAGATATTGATATTGGGTCTTCCATGGTAGCAACTGCTATAGTTCATTTGGCATTTGGTTATGTGACAACTTTGACTATTGATCTGGCTTTCCTTATTGAGAGCCAAGTTGAATCAGAGCTTCCAGAAAAACTCTTGGGTGCATTCAGGTTGTCTAACCTCAATCCTGCTTCAGCTAGACAAGTTGAGCCATCATCTGTTTCGAGCACTGGTAGTTTACAAAGATCTTTATCTAAAAGATTGTGGAAGTCAATAGGGCAGATTCTTCTTCCAGGTTCACAAGAAAATGACTCTACCTCTGCCTCACAAAATACTAAAACTGTAGATCAAAAGAACATCTGA
- the LOC106754914 gene encoding RHOMBOID-like protein 13 encodes MGKPLFYEILEKPATSCIIGLCSMIWFYIQKKNIGYSHVGLSYETAVEGHYWRIITSAFSHISVIHLVFNMSALWSLGVVEQLGHLGLGVEYYLQYTLVLLIVSGVLVLAMYHLLIQRFKLEYFRRVTAVGYSCVVFGWMTILSVKQPSSKLDLFGFLSLPISFAPFESLIFTSIIVPQASFLGHLSGIVVGYAIAWGLIHGMSNYWALSLLGWILLVFVFSLKRSGALDLSFLEIESVTDPSLPSVRFLASSTGRTLQMSALPNGNVDIV; translated from the coding sequence ATGGGGAAGCCTTTGTTTTACGAGATCTTGGAAAAACCTGCCACAAGTTGTATCATAGGATTATGCAGCATGATTTGGTTCTATAtacagaagaaaaatattggGTATTCACACGTGGGTCTGAGTTATGAGACGGCAGTGGAAGGGCATTATTGGAGGATAATTACTTCTGCTTTTTCTCATATTAGTGTTATTCATCTTGTTTTTAATATGAGTGCATTATGGAGTCTTGGAGTGGTAGAACAGCTTGGGCACTTAGGCCTTGGTGTTGAGTACTACTTGCAGTACACACTTGTGTTGCTTATTGTATCAGGAGTTCTGGTTTTGGCAATGTATCATTTGTTGATTCAGAGATTCAAGCTTGAGTATTTTCGTCGAGTGACAGCTGTTGGGTATTCCTGTGTTGTTTTTGGGTGGATGACAATTCTGTCTGTAAAGCAACCATCTTCCAAGTTGGATCTCTTTGGGTTTCTTTCTCTCCCTATCAGTTTTGCGCCGTTTGAATCGCTTATTTTCACTTCGATCATCGTTCCTCAGGCAAGTTTTCTTGGCCATTTGTCAGGGATTGTTGTTGGATATGCTATAGCATGGGGTTTGATTCATGGGATGAGCAATTACTGGGCACTCTCCTTGTTGGGATGGATTCTGCTTGTCTTTGTTTTTAGTTTGAAGAGATCTGGTGCTCTTGACCTAAGCTTTCTTGAGATCGAGTCTGTTACCGATCCTTCCTTACCTTCTGTGCGGTTTTTGGCATCAAGCACTGGCAGAACACTTCAGATGAGTGCTTTGCCAAATGGAAATGTTGATATTGTCTAA